Proteins found in one Tamandua tetradactyla isolate mTamTet1 chromosome 1, mTamTet1.pri, whole genome shotgun sequence genomic segment:
- the ZCCHC3 gene encoding zinc finger CCHC domain-containing protein 3: MATGGGSEEEKKRGRPQLLPAVRPAARGEESESGREKMGWAQVVKNLAEKKGEFREQRPPRREEESGGGASGASGGLGASAGVAAPGLSDFPPAGRGDPKGRRRDPTGEAADPRKKKGAAEASRRKKADTAAMAAPTRPGVAEDAAERPHQDQPEAAPSPAAAPGKGRFLVRICFQGDEGACPTRDFVVGALILRSIGMDPGDIYAVIQIPGSREFDVSFRSAEKLALFLRVYEEKREQEDCWENFVVLGRSKSSLKTLFILFRNETVDVEDIVTWLKRHCDVLAVPVKVTDRFGIWTGEYKCEIELRQGEGGVRHLPGAFFLGAERGYSWYKGQPKTCFKCGSRTHMSGSCTQDRCFRCGEEGHLSPYCRKGIVCNLCGKRGHAFAQCPKAVHNSVAAQLTGVAGH; the protein is encoded by the coding sequence ATGGCCACCGGCGGCGGCTCTGAGGAGGAGAAGAAGCGGGGGCGACCGCAGCTCCTGCCCGCAGTGCGACCAGCGGCCCGGGGCGAGGAGTCCGAGAGCGGCCGCGAGAAAATGGGCTGGGCCCAAGTGGTGAAGAACCTGGCGGAGAAGAAGGGCGAGTTCCGCGAGCAGCGGCCGCCGCGGCGGGAGGAGGAAAGTGGCGGCGGCGCGAGCGGCGCGAGCGGCGGGCTTGGCGCCTCGGCGGGCGTGGCGGCCCCGGGCCTCAGCGACTTTCCCCCGGCGGGTCGCGGGGACCCGAAGGGCCGCCGGAGAGATCCCACCGGCGAGGCGGCGGACCCCCGCAAGAAGAAAGGCGCAGCTGAGGCGAGCAGGAGGAAGAAAGCCGACACGGCGGCCATGGCGGCCCCTACCAGGCCCGGCGTGGCCGAAGACGCGGCCGAGCGGCCCCACCAGGATCAGCCGGAAGCGGCCCCCAGCCCCGCGGCGGCCCCGGGCAAGGGTCGCTTCCTCGTGCGCATCTGCTTCCAGGGTGACGAGGGCGCTTGTCCGACCCGGGACTTCGTGGTGGGCGCGCTCATTCTGCGTTCCATCGGCATGGACCCCGGCGACATCTACGCAGTCATCCAGATTCCGGGGAGCCGCGAGTTCGACGTGAGCTTCCGCTCGGCGGAGAAGCTGGCCTTGTTCTTGCGCGTCTACGAGGAGAAACGCGAGCAGGAGGACTGCTGGGAGAACTTTGTGGTGCTGGGGCGGAGCAAGTCCAGCTTGAAGACGCTCTTCATCCTCTTCCGGAACGAGACGGTGGACGTGGAGGATATCGTGACCTGGCTCAAGCGCCACTGCGACGTGCTCGCCGTGCCCGTGAAAGTGACCGACAGGTTTGGGATCTGGACCGGGGAGTACAAGTGCGAGATCGAGCTGCGCCAGGGGGAGGGCGGGGTCAGACACCTGCCGGGGGCCTTCTTCCTGGGGGCCGAGAGGGGCTACAGCTGGTACAAGGGGCAGCCCAAGACATGCTTTAAATGTGGTTCCCGGACCCACATGAGCGGGAGCTGCACGCAGGACAGGTGTTTCAGGTGCGGGGAGGAGGGGCACCTGAGCCCTTACTGCCGGAAGGGCATCGTGTGCAACCTCTGTGGCAAGCGAGGACACGCCTTTGCCCAGTGTCCCAAAGCGGTTCATAATTCCGTGGCAGCTCAGCTCACCGGCGTGGCCGGGCACTGA